The Papaver somniferum cultivar HN1 unplaced genomic scaffold, ASM357369v1 unplaced-scaffold_18, whole genome shotgun sequence genome includes a window with the following:
- the LOC113338103 gene encoding 30S ribosomal protein S9, mitochondrial-like has translation MLSRFISRSSSSSHLRFLTLISSSNPNSLISQSTPSSSNPISQDPNPFYLKSSRYFSSKDKKDPVSNLWRLGTDNDDGDGDSVFGNGLESWGRDSSGIGGGIDNSDLYRSKKNKKSGGRGRTNSNEDSSFASGSTDFFGDIIDNEFESDVKTSSRGNPDGGGGSRAWSFVEDEKDVFDLGGEGERSQEELQLLHDDGVEMDENEKAAANELLEIEKKNLLQQLNGPDRAFGDLIAASGITEEMIESMILLKDLKGVEGLQPLSELKDMPKNGKSDRKSTNAEIERRKQEEVAKARVRQVDDKGRAYGTGRRKCSIARVWVQPGDGRFSINDKAFDVYFPILDHRAAILRPFSETKTLGLWDVKCTVQGGGLSGQVGAIQLGISRALQNWEPGLRPYLKTEGFLTRDSRVVERKKPGLAKARKSFQWVKR, from the exons ATGCTCTCTCGATTCATTTCTcgatcttcgtcttcttctcatCTCCGTTtcctaaccctaatttcatcttcaaaccctaattctctcatTTCCCAATCAACCCCTTCTTCCTCTAATCCCATCTCTCAAGACCCAAATCCCTTCTATCTTAAATCATCTCGGTATTTCTCTAGTAAGGATAAAAAAGACCCAGTCTCGAATTTATGGAGATTAGGTACTGATAATGATGATGGAGATGGAGATTCAGTATTTGGAAATGGGTTAGAATCATGGGGCAGAGATTCTTCAGGAATTGGAGGAGGTATTGATAATAGTGATTTATACAGatcaaagaagaataagaagagtgGTGGTAGAGGTAGAACTAACAGTAATGAAGATTCTTCATTTGCTTCAGGAAGTACTGATTTCTTTGGAGATATTATTGATAATGAGTTTGAATCAGACGTGAAAACTAGTAGTAGAGGTAAtcctgatggtggtggtggttctagaGCTTGGAGCTTTGTTGAGGATGAAAAGgatgtttttgatttgggaggAGAAGGGGAGAGGAGCCAAGAGGAACTGCAATTACTACATGATGATGGtgtggagatggatgagaatgaGAAGGCGGCAGCTAATGAGCTTCTTGAGATTGAGAAGAAAAATCTTCTTCAACAATTGAATG GCCCAGACCGTGCTTTTGGTGACCTAATCGCTGCATCAGGGATAACAGAAGAGATGATAGAAAGCATGATTCTTCTGAAGGACTTAAAAGGGGTGGAGGGGTTGCAACCTTTAAGTGAGTTAAAAGATATGCCTAAGAACGGGAAAAGTGACAGAAAATCTACAAATGCAGAAATTGAGCGCAGAAAACAAGAGGAAGTTGCCAAAGCACGAGTGAGGCAGGTTGATGACAAGGGAAGGGCTTATGGTACAGGACGAAGGAAGTGCAGTATAGCACGTGTCTGGGTCCAACCTGGTGATGGAAGGTTTAGTATCAATGACAAAGCATTTGACGTTTATTTTCCTATTCTTGACCATCGTGCGGCAATCCTTAGACCATTTTCTGAGACAAAGACGCTGGGCCTTTGGGATGTCAAATGTACTGTGCAAGGCGGTGGTCTCTCAG GTCAAGTTGGAGCCATACAGTTGGGTATCAGTAGAGCCTTGCAGAACTGGGAGCCTGGCTTGCGTCCATACCTCAAAACTG AGGGTTTCTTGACGAGGGATTCACGTGTGGTTGAAAGGAAGAAACCAGGATTGGCAAAGGCAAGAAAGAGCTTCCAATGGGTTAAGCGATGA